From the genome of Bacteroides sp. MSB163, one region includes:
- a CDS encoding DUF5686 family protein, which translates to MKRIIWLFLLSLVTILSFAQSFKGTVTDTDGKPVPYAALYLREMKSGLTTDEHGRFQTKLLAGQYTCEVSSLGFISQTFTFQMLNRDYEKDIVLAERTYSLPEVNITKGNEDPAYAVMRKAIARAPYYRTQIKSYTAGTYLKGTGKGTAIPAVLKLSKEVRKDAKEWLGKLFVLEQQQIVNFTAPNVWNNKVLANKNSFPEEIGVDMGITTINLYTPELFGKVSPLNKNAFSYYRFKLDACFVEEGQMINKIRVIPKKDDNRLLEGDLFIVEDLWCISAADVNVRATGVKAKIKITCKEVQSSVFLPVSITTSSTIDIMGFKAEASYLAAIHYREVKTDIQPETNTDKTAKLVTATVVAQPKKHKFERPVRIGRKDTQVDSLADKRDSLYWTTIRSVPLRLEEVQSYQYKEEKIALNDLSPGEKSEKRTAVGQVLNTIMWGKTFRTSNKNAWLTLPGLSAYIPEYNFVDGFWLGVKLKTGVKLSESSTLRFVPSFYYTTARKNWIGQGELTLDYAPRNRGYLSFSGGLLSADYNSESGESRLINGMSSSLFGHNHLKLYENTFFTVDHAIEPANGLLFSSSLSWQRRKMLDNHIRKSWFKRDAEPNIPENTAFRPMPENDILKASFELEYTPAHYYHMSQGKKVYEASRYPTFALKYDRAFPMSGSRYLTSYHLMQFSAKQKIEFGMFNRLHWSVNAGSFFDAKNLQFPDFKHFASTRILVTERSFDTGFSLLDNYVLSTNTRWAQANVSWYTPYLLLKYLPFLSRKAFDEALHLRSIVIYGRRPYTEIGYSIGFSDKARIGVFAGFDCLKFHSVGVSLSLPLSLFADK; encoded by the coding sequence ATGAAAAGAATCATCTGGCTATTCCTATTGTCTTTGGTTACTATACTATCTTTTGCACAATCTTTCAAGGGTACTGTTACGGATACTGACGGAAAGCCGGTTCCTTATGCCGCTCTCTATCTGAGAGAAATGAAGTCAGGTTTAACTACCGATGAGCATGGGCGGTTTCAAACGAAATTATTAGCCGGACAATATACCTGTGAGGTCTCTTCTTTAGGATTCATATCCCAGACCTTTACTTTTCAAATGCTGAATCGTGATTATGAGAAAGATATAGTGCTTGCCGAACGTACTTATAGCCTGCCGGAAGTAAACATCACCAAGGGAAATGAAGATCCGGCTTATGCAGTGATGCGTAAAGCGATAGCACGTGCTCCTTATTATCGCACTCAGATAAAAAGCTACACTGCCGGCACGTATTTGAAGGGAACCGGTAAAGGGACCGCTATTCCCGCTGTCCTGAAACTATCCAAAGAGGTGCGGAAAGATGCAAAAGAATGGCTTGGAAAGCTGTTTGTCTTGGAGCAACAGCAGATCGTGAATTTTACTGCCCCCAATGTCTGGAATAATAAGGTATTAGCCAATAAGAACTCTTTTCCAGAAGAAATAGGGGTGGACATGGGTATAACTACGATTAATCTCTATACCCCCGAGCTTTTCGGTAAAGTTTCCCCGTTAAATAAAAATGCTTTCTCGTACTATCGTTTCAAACTTGACGCTTGCTTTGTGGAAGAAGGACAAATGATAAATAAGATCCGTGTGATTCCCAAGAAAGACGATAACCGTTTGCTGGAAGGAGACCTGTTCATTGTAGAAGATTTGTGGTGCATATCGGCTGCTGATGTCAATGTTCGTGCTACCGGGGTGAAAGCAAAGATTAAAATCACTTGCAAGGAAGTACAGTCATCTGTTTTTCTGCCGGTTTCTATTACGACCTCTTCTACCATTGATATAATGGGTTTCAAGGCAGAGGCTTCTTATCTGGCAGCAATACACTATAGAGAGGTAAAAACGGATATCCAGCCGGAGACCAATACAGATAAAACGGCAAAACTTGTAACTGCCACTGTAGTAGCGCAGCCAAAGAAACATAAATTTGAACGTCCGGTACGGATCGGACGCAAAGATACTCAGGTTGATTCGCTTGCCGATAAGCGGGATTCTCTTTATTGGACCACTATCCGTAGTGTGCCGTTGCGATTGGAAGAAGTGCAGAGTTATCAATATAAGGAAGAAAAGATTGCGCTGAACGACTTATCACCCGGAGAAAAATCCGAGAAGAGAACAGCGGTCGGGCAAGTACTGAATACCATTATGTGGGGAAAGACTTTTAGGACTTCCAATAAAAATGCATGGTTAACTTTACCTGGTCTTTCCGCTTATATTCCCGAATATAATTTTGTGGATGGCTTCTGGTTAGGAGTTAAGCTAAAGACGGGAGTGAAGTTATCAGAATCTTCTACACTTCGTTTTGTGCCTTCTTTCTATTATACCACTGCCCGTAAAAACTGGATTGGACAAGGAGAACTGACGCTGGATTATGCTCCCCGGAACCGTGGTTATTTATCTTTTTCCGGAGGTCTTCTGTCCGCCGATTATAATTCGGAAAGCGGAGAATCCCGTTTGATTAACGGTATGTCAAGCTCCCTGTTCGGTCATAACCATCTGAAGCTTTATGAGAATACCTTCTTCACTGTTGACCATGCAATAGAGCCGGCTAACGGATTACTTTTTTCTTCCTCACTTTCCTGGCAACGCAGGAAGATGCTGGATAACCATATCCGTAAAAGTTGGTTTAAAAGAGATGCCGAACCGAATATTCCGGAAAACACAGCTTTTCGACCAATGCCGGAGAATGATATCCTGAAAGCTTCTTTTGAGTTGGAGTACACTCCGGCTCACTACTATCACATGTCGCAAGGTAAGAAAGTGTATGAAGCTTCCCGTTATCCTACATTTGCCTTGAAATATGACAGAGCTTTCCCTATGAGCGGAAGCCGTTATCTTACTTCGTACCACCTGATGCAATTCTCAGCTAAACAGAAAATCGAATTCGGTATGTTCAATCGCCTGCATTGGTCAGTGAATGCAGGCTCATTCTTTGATGCAAAGAATCTTCAGTTCCCCGACTTTAAGCATTTCGCTTCTACCCGCATATTGGTTACGGAACGTTCTTTCGATACCGGGTTTAGTTTACTGGATAACTACGTTTTGTCCACTAATACCCGCTGGGCACAGGCTAATGTCTCTTGGTATACTCCATATCTGCTTTTGAAATATCTTCCTTTTCTGTCAAGAAAAGCATTTGATGAAGCCTTGCATCTTCGTTCCATCGTGATATATGGTCGGCGCCCTTATACGGAGATTGGATATTCGATCGGGTTTTCCGATAAGGCACGGATAGGAGTCTTTGCCGGTTTCGATTGCCTGAAGTTCCATTCGGTGGGAGTTTCCCTTAGTTTGCCGTTATCCCTCTTTGCTGACAAGTAA
- the tsf gene encoding translation elongation factor Ts, with product MAVTMADITKLRKMTGAGMMDCKNALTEAEGDFDKAIEIIRKKGQAVAAKRSDREASEGCVLAKTTGNFAVIIALKCETDFVAQNADFIKLTQDVLDLAVANNCKTLDEVKALPMGNGTVQDAVTDRSGITGEKMELDGYMTVEGASTVVYNHMNRNGLCTIVAFNKEVDEQLAKEVAMQIAAMNPIAIDEDGVSEEVKQKEIEVAIEKTKAEQVQKAVEAALKKAGINPAHVDSEDHMESNMAKGWITAEDVAKAKEIIATVSVEKAAHLPEQMIQNIAKGRLAKFLKEVCLLNQENIMDSKKTVREVLAAADPELKIVDFKRFTLKAE from the coding sequence ATGGCTGTAACAATGGCTGATATTACCAAACTCCGTAAAATGACCGGAGCAGGTATGATGGACTGTAAGAATGCATTGACGGAAGCTGAAGGCGATTTCGACAAGGCAATAGAAATAATCCGCAAGAAGGGACAGGCTGTTGCCGCTAAGCGTTCAGACCGCGAAGCTTCTGAAGGTTGTGTTTTGGCTAAAACTACCGGTAACTTTGCCGTAATCATTGCGTTGAAGTGTGAAACTGACTTCGTAGCTCAGAATGCTGATTTCATAAAATTGACTCAGGATGTTCTTGATCTTGCTGTAGCTAACAACTGCAAAACTTTGGATGAAGTGAAAGCATTGCCGATGGGTAACGGTACTGTACAGGATGCAGTGACTGACCGTAGCGGTATTACAGGCGAGAAAATGGAACTTGACGGCTACATGACTGTAGAGGGTGCAAGTACTGTTGTTTACAATCATATGAATAGAAATGGTCTCTGCACTATCGTTGCTTTCAATAAAGAAGTTGACGAGCAGTTGGCTAAGGAAGTGGCTATGCAGATTGCTGCCATGAACCCGATTGCAATTGACGAGGATGGTGTTTCTGAAGAAGTGAAGCAGAAAGAGATTGAAGTTGCTATCGAGAAGACCAAAGCAGAACAGGTACAGAAAGCTGTTGAGGCTGCTTTGAAGAAAGCCGGTATCAATCCGGCTCACGTGGACAGCGAAGACCATATGGAAAGCAATATGGCTAAAGGTTGGATTACAGCTGAAGATGTAGCAAAAGCAAAAGAAATCATTGCTACTGTTTCTGTTGAAAAGGCTGCACACCTGCCTGAACAAATGATCCAGAATATCGCTAAAGGTCGTCTGGCTAAGTTCTTGAAAGAAGTTTGCTTGCTGAATCAGGAAAATATTATGGATTCTAAGAAGACTGTAAGAGAAGTATTGGCAGCAGCTGACCCTGAATTGAAGATTGTAGATTTCAAGCGTTTCACTTTGAAAGCTGAATAA
- the rplM gene encoding 50S ribosomal protein L13 codes for MDTLSYKTISANKATVTKEWVIVDATDQVLGRLGAKVAKLLRGKYKPNFTPHVDCGDNVIIINADKVKMTGNKWTDKVYLSYTGYPGGQREMTPARLQAKPNGDDRLLRKVVKGMLPKNKLGAKLLGNMYVYAGSEHKHDAQNPKSIDINLLK; via the coding sequence GTGGATACTTTAAGTTACAAGACCATTTCTGCAAACAAAGCTACGGTAACCAAAGAATGGGTTATTGTTGACGCTACAGACCAAGTATTAGGTCGTCTGGGCGCAAAAGTTGCGAAACTGTTGAGAGGGAAGTATAAACCAAACTTTACTCCTCACGTAGATTGCGGTGATAATGTAATCATTATCAATGCCGACAAAGTTAAAATGACAGGTAATAAGTGGACTGACAAAGTGTATTTGTCATACACAGGTTATCCCGGTGGTCAGAGAGAAATGACTCCTGCTCGTCTGCAGGCTAAACCGAACGGTGATGACAGACTGTTGAGAAAAGTAGTAAAGGGTATGTTGCCTAAGAACAAATTGGGCGCTAAATTGCTGGGCAATATGTACGTATATGCCGGCAGCGAGCACAAACATGATGCTCAGAACCCGAAATCAATTGATATAAACTTACTTAAATAA
- the rpsI gene encoding 30S ribosomal protein S9, whose translation MEVVNALGRRKSAIARIFVTEGTGKITINKRDLAEYFPSTILQYVVKQPLSKLGVAEKYDIKVNLCGGGFTGQSQALRLAIARALVKMNAEDKAALRAEGFMTRDPRSVERKKPGQPKARRRFQFSKR comes from the coding sequence ATGGAAGTAGTAAATGCATTAGGCAGACGTAAAAGTGCAATTGCACGCATTTTCGTAACCGAAGGTACAGGAAAGATTACTATTAACAAGAGAGACCTTGCAGAGTACTTTCCATCAACTATTCTTCAGTATGTAGTTAAACAACCGCTGAGCAAGCTGGGTGTTGCTGAAAAATATGATATTAAAGTAAATCTTTGCGGTGGTGGTTTTACCGGTCAATCTCAGGCTTTGCGTCTGGCTATCGCCCGCGCATTGGTGAAGATGAATGCTGAAGACAAGGCTGCTCTCCGCGCTGAAGGCTTCATGACTCGTGACCCGCGTTCTGTTGAACGTAAGAAACCGGGACAACCGAAAGCACGTAGAAGATTCCAGTTCAGTAAACGTTAA
- a CDS encoding translation initiation factor, which yields MKNNDWKERLNVVYSTNPDYNYEMEDDGEQVTPEASRQKLRVQLDRKNRGGKVVTLVTGFIGTENDLKELGKLLKSKCGVGGSAKDGEIIVQGDFKQKVLELLKKEGYTQTKPVG from the coding sequence ATGAAGAATAATGATTGGAAAGAACGGTTGAATGTTGTTTATTCTACCAATCCGGACTATAACTATGAAATGGAAGATGATGGGGAACAAGTTACCCCGGAAGCTTCCAGGCAGAAGTTGCGTGTTCAGTTGGATCGCAAGAATCGAGGAGGAAAAGTAGTCACACTTGTCACAGGCTTCATAGGTACGGAAAATGACCTGAAGGAGTTAGGTAAATTGCTGAAGTCCAAATGTGGCGTAGGCGGAAGTGCCAAAGACGGAGAAATCATCGTACAGGGAGATTTCAAACAGAAAGTGCTGGAACTACTTAAAAAAGAGGGATATACGCAGACCAAGCCGGTCGGATAA
- a CDS encoding redox-sensing transcriptional repressor Rex, whose protein sequence is MTTNQAIQYKDSMKVPEPTLRRLPWYLSNVKLLKQRGERYVSSTQISKEINIDASQIAKDLSYVNISGRTRVGYEVDTLIAVLEDFLGFTDMHKAFLFGVGSLGGALLRDSGLKHFGLEIVAAFDVTPELVGTTLNGIPIFHSSEFEQKMREYDVNIGVLTVPIEIAQCITDTMIAGGIKAVWNFTPFRIRVPENIVVQNTSLYAHLAVMFNRLNFNEIE, encoded by the coding sequence ATGACCACGAACCAGGCAATTCAATATAAGGATAGCATGAAAGTGCCGGAGCCTACTTTGCGCAGGTTGCCGTGGTACTTGTCGAATGTTAAGCTGCTCAAGCAGCGGGGCGAACGGTACGTCTCTTCTACACAGATATCCAAAGAAATCAATATAGACGCTTCACAGATAGCCAAGGATTTGTCGTATGTCAACATCTCCGGGCGTACGCGTGTAGGCTACGAAGTCGATACGCTGATAGCCGTACTGGAAGACTTCCTCGGATTTACCGATATGCATAAAGCATTTCTATTTGGAGTAGGTAGCTTGGGTGGTGCATTGTTGCGCGACTCCGGTTTGAAGCATTTCGGGCTGGAAATTGTAGCGGCATTTGATGTGACCCCAGAATTGGTAGGCACTACATTGAACGGAATTCCGATCTTCCATTCCAGTGAATTCGAGCAGAAGATGCGCGAATATGATGTGAACATCGGTGTGCTGACTGTACCTATCGAGATAGCCCAATGCATTACGGATACCATGATAGCCGGTGGTATCAAAGCTGTATGGAACTTTACCCCGTTCCGTATTCGTGTGCCGGAAAATATCGTTGTTCAGAATACTTCTCTATATGCTCATTTGGCGGTGATGTTCAACCGCCTGAATTTTAACGAAATCGAATAA
- the porU gene encoding type IX secretion system sortase PorU, producing MFIKRCWLLCCFIAFLLPVSAQEFITLNWQELSPAQTLPVVTRELPLGKDFRYFTYQVEIEFPEYQKLNRSEAAALEMRLDSLRQLPNENVAFREGLPASPQINSSIKVSTHRGFLSISFVPVVFREGSYQRLNSFKLSVNSFPKKDKIGEETAARNLKTTLSEVSLKDCTTSLLASGRWTKISVRNTGVFKITNAELKKMGFSRPEKVRVFGYGGYLLSQRFNEHPAADLPEVPLLRLSDGVLFYGRGTVSWAPDSQNTYFVRERNFYSDEGYYFLTDREDIPVMETEIFFSLKETSANRLTTFNSFAIYEKDAYSWAGTGRQLYEDYDYVAGNTKSYTLNLPGIVPEAAGWLTTVFAARSIDASTSYSVSVNGEQKGNIALASIDSDNQYYTRATSATMNGSWQGTKSENTVVTITHTRPSGTSGRLDYIALNYMRALTLNTPYLTFRSLASIHKETTFVLSGATASTVVWDVTNPANIGRIEGSFADGTYTFTIPAGELREFVAVTPEAVGFDTVENVGGVANQNLHSLEATDMIIIAPDRKDLLAQAERLAQAHREKDGLSVLVLTAPQIYNEFSSGTPDGTAYRRLMKMLYDRFPNEAERPKYLLFFGDCSYDNRMLTSSWKSYRPENFLLSYQSETSLEETSSYVTDDYFGFLDDEEGDDLTAGMLDIGIGRFPVRTAAEAKAAVDKTIAYMENKQAGPWKHTVCYVADDGDKNLHASQSELLASYTERNYPSLLVNRIYADAFQRESSATGETYPDATKRLLQLFNRGMLVVNYTGHGSTSAWAAENLLTMADITKMTSPRLPLWITATCDFTRFDDIQTSAGEQAFLNTKGGAIALLTTSRVVYASQNSTLNQAFLRHIFSRPEGKRLRLGDIMRFSKCDESLANDRNKLNFSLIGDPALTLAYPDYQMQVDEFAGVNVAEEMSVCPQVKAGSKITVKGRILTPEGALAEDFTGTVHPTVLDSKEEVTTLDNRDEGAFTYTERSKTLFSGSDSVRQGRFEFTFPVPLDINYSDEEGLLSLYALDAVHSHEAGGAFDRFLVGGTDDDVSLTDTLGPKITVYLNTPGFSSGGQTNTTPLFVAELEDADGINTVGNGIGHDLSLCIDGSVVLTYNLNDYYTPVAGDYTRGTVYFSVPELTEGKHTLSFRAWDLLNNSSTKTLEFEVVRGLRPGLFSVICTQSPARESTTFVLSHNRPGSTLAVRMSVYDFAGREMWTHLERGVSEGQTYYVEWDLCSNGGQRLAPGVYLYRASIVSDGSRESTKSQKIIILSQ from the coding sequence ATGTTTATCAAACGTTGCTGGTTGCTTTGTTGCTTTATCGCTTTTCTTCTTCCGGTTTCAGCGCAAGAATTCATTACGCTGAACTGGCAGGAATTGTCTCCTGCACAGACGCTTCCCGTAGTGACGCGTGAACTCCCTTTGGGGAAAGACTTTCGTTACTTCACCTATCAGGTGGAAATAGAGTTTCCGGAATATCAGAAGTTAAACCGGAGTGAGGCGGCAGCATTAGAGATGCGACTCGATAGTTTACGTCAGCTACCCAATGAAAATGTTGCTTTCCGGGAAGGCCTGCCGGCATCTCCACAGATAAACTCTTCCATCAAGGTCTCCACACACCGCGGTTTTCTCTCCATAAGTTTTGTTCCTGTTGTTTTTCGTGAAGGAAGTTATCAACGGCTGAATTCTTTCAAACTATCCGTGAATTCTTTTCCTAAGAAAGATAAAATAGGAGAGGAGACAGCTGCCCGAAATCTAAAAACAACTTTATCCGAAGTATCTCTAAAAGATTGTACAACATCACTTCTTGCTTCCGGCCGTTGGACGAAGATAAGTGTGAGAAATACCGGAGTTTTTAAAATCACGAATGCCGAATTAAAAAAGATGGGATTCTCAAGACCCGAAAAAGTCCGCGTATTTGGTTATGGCGGTTATTTGCTGTCCCAACGTTTCAATGAACATCCGGCAGCTGACTTACCCGAAGTGCCTTTGTTGCGTTTGTCAGATGGTGTGTTATTTTATGGTCGTGGCACTGTATCCTGGGCTCCGGATAGTCAAAATACTTACTTTGTCCGCGAGCGCAATTTCTACTCCGATGAAGGGTATTACTTCCTGACTGACCGGGAGGATATTCCGGTAATGGAAACTGAAATTTTCTTTTCGTTGAAAGAGACTTCGGCCAACAGACTGACGACTTTTAATTCCTTTGCTATCTATGAAAAAGATGCATATAGTTGGGCTGGTACCGGCAGGCAGCTTTATGAAGATTATGACTATGTGGCCGGAAATACGAAAAGTTATACGCTGAATTTGCCGGGCATTGTGCCGGAAGCTGCCGGATGGTTGACTACTGTCTTTGCCGCCCGCTCCATTGATGCGTCTACCAGCTACTCTGTTTCAGTGAACGGTGAACAGAAAGGAAACATTGCGCTGGCATCCATCGATTCCGATAATCAATATTATACCAGAGCTACTTCTGCAACGATGAATGGCTCCTGGCAAGGGACTAAGTCGGAAAATACGGTTGTAACCATCACCCATACCCGCCCTTCGGGTACATCGGGGCGTCTGGATTACATCGCCTTGAACTATATGCGTGCACTTACGTTGAACACTCCTTATCTCACTTTTCGCTCTTTGGCTTCCATTCATAAGGAGACAACGTTCGTTCTTTCCGGTGCCACTGCTTCTACTGTTGTGTGGGATGTCACTAATCCTGCAAACATTGGTAGGATAGAAGGCAGTTTTGCCGATGGCACCTATACATTTACCATCCCCGCAGGAGAGTTGCGTGAGTTTGTTGCCGTCACTCCCGAAGCGGTAGGTTTCGATACAGTGGAAAACGTAGGTGGGGTTGCAAACCAGAATCTGCATTCTCTGGAAGCTACGGATATGATTATCATTGCTCCTGACCGGAAAGACCTGCTGGCACAGGCGGAACGACTGGCACAAGCCCATCGTGAGAAAGACGGATTGTCCGTCCTTGTCCTTACCGCTCCACAAATCTACAATGAGTTTTCCTCCGGCACACCGGATGGAACGGCTTATCGCCGTCTGATGAAGATGTTGTATGATCGTTTCCCGAATGAAGCTGAACGTCCCAAATATTTGTTATTCTTCGGAGATTGCAGTTACGATAATCGTATGTTGACTTCTTCCTGGAAGAGTTACCGGCCCGAAAATTTTCTGCTGTCTTACCAATCGGAAACTTCTCTGGAAGAGACTTCTTCCTATGTAACTGACGATTATTTCGGTTTTCTTGATGATGAGGAAGGTGATGATCTTACGGCCGGTATGTTGGATATTGGTATCGGACGTTTCCCCGTTCGTACAGCGGCTGAGGCAAAAGCTGCTGTAGATAAGACAATTGCTTATATGGAAAATAAACAGGCGGGTCCGTGGAAACATACAGTTTGCTATGTAGCTGATGACGGAGATAAGAATCTGCATGCTTCTCAATCTGAATTATTGGCAAGTTACACCGAGAGAAATTATCCTTCCCTGCTTGTCAACCGGATCTATGCCGATGCTTTCCAACGTGAATCTTCCGCTACCGGAGAAACTTATCCTGATGCTACGAAACGCCTCTTGCAGTTATTTAACAGGGGAATGTTAGTAGTCAACTATACAGGTCATGGAAGTACTTCCGCATGGGCGGCAGAGAATCTGCTGACGATGGCTGACATTACTAAAATGACGTCTCCCCGCCTTCCTCTATGGATTACCGCCACCTGTGACTTTACCCGTTTTGATGATATACAAACTTCCGCCGGAGAGCAGGCTTTCCTGAATACTAAAGGTGGCGCTATAGCTTTACTCACTACATCGCGGGTGGTATATGCTTCGCAAAACTCCACGTTGAATCAGGCTTTCCTCCGCCATATTTTTTCGCGTCCCGAAGGTAAACGTTTGCGTCTTGGAGACATCATGCGGTTTTCCAAGTGCGATGAATCTTTGGCTAACGATAGGAATAAACTGAACTTCTCTCTGATTGGCGACCCTGCCCTGACTTTGGCATATCCCGATTACCAGATGCAGGTAGACGAATTTGCAGGTGTGAATGTGGCAGAAGAAATGAGCGTTTGTCCGCAGGTGAAAGCCGGTAGCAAGATTACAGTAAAAGGACGTATTCTGACTCCCGAAGGAGCTTTGGCTGAAGACTTTACCGGTACAGTGCACCCTACTGTGTTGGATAGCAAGGAAGAAGTGACGACTCTTGATAATCGTGATGAGGGAGCTTTCACTTATACCGAGCGCAGCAAAACTCTTTTCTCCGGCAGTGACTCGGTTCGTCAGGGACGGTTTGAATTTACTTTCCCCGTGCCGTTGGATATCAACTACTCCGATGAGGAAGGTTTATTGAGCCTTTATGCTCTGGATGCCGTTCATTCTCATGAAGCCGGCGGAGCTTTCGACCGCTTTCTGGTAGGTGGAACGGATGATGATGTTTCTCTGACGGACACATTAGGACCTAAGATAACTGTTTATCTGAATACGCCGGGCTTTAGTTCCGGTGGACAAACCAATACCACCCCGTTGTTTGTGGCGGAGTTGGAAGATGCGGATGGTATCAATACGGTTGGTAATGGCATCGGGCATGATCTTTCGCTTTGTATCGACGGCAGTGTGGTGCTGACTTATAATCTGAATGATTATTATACTCCGGTAGCGGGAGACTATACCCGGGGAACGGTATACTTTTCTGTGCCCGAACTCACTGAGGGCAAACATACGTTGTCGTTCCGTGCCTGGGATTTGCTGAATAATTCCTCTACAAAGACTTTGGAGTTTGAGGTGGTTCGCGGACTGCGTCCCGGTCTGTTCTCTGTTATTTGTACACAGAGCCCTGCCCGTGAAAGTACTACATTTGTTCTTTCTCACAATCGCCCCGGTTCCACGCTTGCGGTCCGTATGTCCGTATACGATTTTGCCGGGCGGGAAATGTGGACACATCTGGAGAGGGGAGTATCCGAAGGACAAACTTATTATGTGGAATGGGATTTGTGCAGTAATGGCGGGCAACGTCTGGCACCGGGTGTTTATCTGTATCGTGCATCTATTGTCTCCGACGGTAGCCGCGAAAGTACGAAATCACAGAAAATCATTATCCTGTCACAATAA
- a CDS encoding fumarylacetoacetate hydrolase family protein — protein MKIIAVGMNYALHNKELGHTLVNKEPVIFMKPDSAILKDGKPFFIPDFSDEVHYETEVVVRICRLGKNIAPRFANRYYDAVTVGIDFTARDLQRKFREAGNPWELCKGFDHSAAIGTFVPLEQAGGDLQQLDFRLEIDGKEVQHGNTSDMLFKVDEIIAYVSRFMTLKIGDLLFTGTPAGVGPVQIGQHLEGYLGEDKLLDFYIR, from the coding sequence ATGAAGATTATTGCTGTCGGAATGAACTATGCACTGCACAATAAAGAGCTGGGGCATACGTTAGTTAATAAAGAGCCGGTTATCTTCATGAAGCCCGACTCGGCTATATTGAAAGACGGAAAGCCTTTCTTTATTCCCGATTTTTCGGATGAGGTTCATTACGAAACTGAGGTGGTGGTACGTATTTGCCGTTTAGGAAAAAACATTGCGCCGCGCTTTGCCAATCGTTATTATGACGCAGTGACTGTAGGCATTGACTTTACGGCACGCGACTTGCAGCGTAAGTTCCGTGAAGCGGGTAATCCTTGGGAACTTTGCAAAGGGTTCGACCATTCGGCAGCTATCGGAACTTTTGTTCCTTTGGAGCAGGCAGGAGGCGATTTGCAGCAGCTTGATTTCCGTCTGGAAATAGACGGCAAGGAAGTGCAGCATGGTAATACCTCGGATATGCTTTTCAAAGTGGATGAGATCATTGCATACGTCAGCCGCTTTATGACGCTGAAAATAGGCGACCTGTTGTTTACGGGAACTCCCGCAGGCGTAGGTCCGGTACAGATAGGACAGCATTTGGAAGGATACCTCGGAGAAGATAAGTTGCTCGACTTTTATATTCGTTGA
- the rpsB gene encoding 30S ribosomal protein S2: MSRTNFDTLLEAGCHFGHLKRKWNPAMAPYIFMERNGIHIIDLHKTVAKVDEAAEALKQIAKSGKKVLFVATKKQAKQVVADKASAVNMPYVIERWPGGMLTNFPTIRKAVKKMATIDKLTNDGTYSNLSKREILQISRQRAKLDKTLGSIADLTRLPSALFVIDVMKENIAVREANRLGIPVFGIVDTNSDPSNIDFVIPANDDATKSIEVILDACCAAMQEGLEERKAEKVDMEAAGEAPANKGKKKATKARLDKSDEEAINAAKAAAFLKEDEEA; the protein is encoded by the coding sequence ATGTCAAGAACAAATTTTGATACATTATTGGAAGCCGGTTGCCACTTTGGTCACCTCAAAAGAAAGTGGAATCCTGCAATGGCTCCTTATATTTTCATGGAACGCAATGGTATCCACATCATTGACCTCCACAAAACAGTTGCTAAAGTAGACGAAGCTGCTGAAGCTTTGAAGCAAATTGCTAAATCAGGAAAGAAAGTCCTGTTCGTTGCTACTAAAAAACAAGCTAAACAAGTGGTTGCTGACAAAGCATCTGCTGTAAATATGCCTTATGTAATCGAGCGCTGGCCGGGCGGTATGTTAACTAATTTCCCTACAATCCGCAAGGCTGTTAAGAAGATGGCTACCATCGATAAATTGACGAATGACGGTACGTATTCTAATCTGTCTAAGAGAGAAATTCTGCAGATTTCACGTCAACGTGCTAAGTTGGACAAGACTTTGGGTTCTATTGCTGACCTGACTCGTCTGCCGTCTGCACTGTTCGTTATTGATGTTATGAAAGAAAATATTGCAGTTCGCGAAGCTAACCGTTTGGGTATACCTGTATTCGGTATCGTTGATACGAACTCTGATCCTTCTAATATCGACTTCGTAATTCCGGCTAATGACGATGCTACTAAATCAATAGAAGTAATTCTGGATGCTTGCTGCGCTGCTATGCAGGAAGGTTTGGAAGAAAGAAAAGCTGAAAAAGTAGATATGGAAGCTGCTGGTGAAGCTCCTGCCAATAAAGGCAAAAAGAAAGCTACAAAAGCAAGACTCGACAAATCTGACGAGGAAGCAATCAATGCAGCTAAAGCTGCTGCTTTCCTGAAGGAAGACGAAGAGGCTTAA